One Pirellulales bacterium genomic region harbors:
- a CDS encoding carboxypeptidase-like regulatory domain-containing protein yields MLFFSLSFRSLASVLLAIILISSAGCNSSGVQLGSVTGRITKNGKPQPKVSIFLTPLEGGRGSEGLTNENGEYQMVYTRDLMGALVGKQRLTVSTAPKTKNGDIVSPGMQLVSKEVEIKPGSNTFDYDLAESEAEKSK; encoded by the coding sequence ATGCTTTTCTTTTCGCTATCTTTTCGAAGCCTCGCTAGTGTTTTGTTGGCCATCATCCTAATTTCGTCAGCTGGGTGCAACTCTTCGGGAGTGCAATTAGGTAGTGTGACAGGGCGAATTACAAAAAACGGAAAACCCCAACCCAAAGTTTCCATATTTCTTACTCCATTGGAAGGTGGCCGGGGATCCGAGGGGCTCACTAATGAAAACGGCGAATATCAAATGGTTTATACCCGGGACCTAATGGGTGCTCTCGTCGGGAAGCAGCGCTTGACCGTCTCCACGGCTCCCAAAACCAAAAACGGTGACATCGTCTCCCCTGGAATGCAGTTGGTTTCAAAGGAAGTGGAAATTAAACCAGGTTCTAACACATTCGATTATGATCTCGCCGAAAGCGAAGCGGAAAAATCTAAATAA